One segment of Nostoc piscinale CENA21 DNA contains the following:
- a CDS encoding WGxxGxxG-CTERM domain-containing protein, which translates to MKSLNLSKSVLVSLFAISCAVSLSTPIYAQTGGSGTGSAGSSGTGTSTGTTGTTGTGTTGTGTGTTGTTGTGTTGTDGTGAGTTGTYGTGTGTTGTGSGTTGTYGTGTGTTGTGSGTTGTDGTGTTGTYGTGTGTTGTGSGTTGTYGTGTGTTGTGSGTTGTYGTGTGTTGTGSGSGTTGTYGTGSGTTGTDTGTTNNTGTTSYQGTSDVRGDRNSNWGWLGLLGLAGLAGLARKRQEPTAYRDPNEVRSGSRY; encoded by the coding sequence ATGAAATCTCTTAATTTGTCCAAGTCTGTTTTAGTGAGTCTATTCGCTATCAGTTGTGCAGTTTCACTATCCACGCCTATTTATGCTCAAACAGGAGGCAGTGGTACAGGTAGTGCAGGAAGTAGCGGAACTGGAACCAGTACAGGCACTACAGGTACTACAGGCACCGGAACGACAGGAACCGGCACAGGCACTACAGGAACAACAGGAACTGGTACTACAGGTACTGACGGAACAGGCGCTGGCACTACAGGTACTTATGGTACAGGCACTGGAACCACTGGAACTGGCTCAGGCACTACGGGTACTTATGGTACAGGCACTGGAACCACTGGAACTGGCTCAGGTACTACAGGTACTGACGGTACAGGCACTACAGGCACTTATGGTACAGGCACTGGAACCACCGGAACTGGCTCAGGCACTACAGGCACTTATGGTACAGGTACTGGAACCACTGGAACTGGCTCAGGCACTACAGGCACTTATGGTACAGGTACTGGAACCACTGGAACTGGCTCAGGCTCAGGCACTACGGGTACTTATGGTACAGGTTCCGGCACTACAGGAACAGACACAGGAACAACCAACAATACAGGTACTACATCTTACCAAGGAACTAGCGATGTGAGGGGCGATCGCAATTCCAATTGGGGTTGGTTAGGTTTACTTGGTCTAGCAGGTTTAGCGGGTTTAGCACGTAAGCGCCAAGAACCCACAGCATACCGCGATCCTAATGAAGTACGTTCTGGCTCTAGATATTAG